The DNA window TAAATTATCTAGTTCCTAAACTCTTACCTCTTACTTTAGGAACAATACACCTATGTATAATGTTGGCCCCAACATCTTTTTTCATCCATGGAAACTTGATTCTCCGTGATCTGGTTGGAAATGTTTCAAGAACATTTTGAGGGCCTGCAAGGAATCCGATCTAAGATTCTTGTGCTATTTAGGCAGAGAGAGAACAGCCAGCGAAATGAATACAATCACGATGGGGAAAAAAATCATGTCTCAATTAGATAGGAATCAACTACAACAAGGAAACAACTCTTATGTTTACCGCATCTCAAATGCTAGCATAGCTGACCTTTTGTCCAACATAATTTTTGAAATTCGAAGAGAATATGGTCACATAGACCGCATTTTTATGTGACCTGTGCTGGATGCCAAATAGTTTCTTAATCTAAAAACTTGTTAAACTAAGTTTACTGTCAGATTGGAACTTGCACTACTTTATCAATGGTGATGATATTTGTCTGTTGGATCAATACAATAACATATGAAAATGCTGACATTGTTAGTTCCATCGCGTTACAGATGCTATCGAATTGAATTGTGGTATGAAAAACCAATCAAAAGATTGGATTGTGACTACCATTCTCCAAATTTAAGATGGTCCTCATGTAATGGTATATCACCTAGTTTACATACAAATTACATGGAAAAAATGAATGCACACGTGCATTCTACGTAAGATTATAAGTACTGCAGTCAATTATTAGGTAAATATACACAATGAAGAATTAAAATCAAATATATTGGAATACCAACATTTAGGAGTGCACCATTTCACACAAAACAGTAAATCTACCCGCACAATCACCTGCTACTTGGGACTCAGTAACTTTGAATGGCTCAGTTACTGCTCGAGTTCTTTCAAATGCACCGCTCATTTCAGTCCTGACAATGTTAAATAGTTAATCAATGATAGAATACCTAACCAACCTTCTTCCTCACAAAAGATTAAAAAATTCAAATGTATTCAACAATTAAACATATATAAAAATAGCTTACCTAGCATCAGGATTTGAATGACTAGTAAATGACCTAATCAACTTCGCTGTATCCTGAAATAACAAATTAGTTCAAGTTTATGTGAAATTTATGAAGCAAAAACTGTAGCTGATAATTGCAATTATAAGCTTCTTAATCTAATATCAACATTGGCAAGGTCAAATCCCCCAAAAGACAAACAGACAGAAATCATAAACTGCAGTATTTATTATCTCTTTCATGAAACAATGATTTCAATAAAATTCTCCTTGCCACCCCAAATGCATCTTTTTTAATCCCTATGGTCTACAGTTGTTTGACCTTCAGAGTTAACCCCTGCAATCTAGTGGTAGAATCCACTAGAGTTGGAGCTTTTCTTTTGAGGCAAAGTTGAACATCCAGTGGAACATTCTGTCATATCAAAGTAAGGTATTTTATAACTCATATATAAATTGATAATCTGTCTACATGTAAATATATCCTTCCAGTCTCATCTACTGCTAAAAAAAGGTATACGGAATTTTTTTTTGCTTAAGTATTCAAATAAACAGGAAACGAAGGAATATTACCTCATTGTGTGGAGGATGAACACCATTCAGAATACGTACAAGAAGACGTGTGGTGTCGATGTGACTAAGGATAGGAAAGAGTTGGAGGTAGAAGTCGATACTGTTCTGAACCTCTCTGAACTTATTAGCTAGCTTCTTGCCATAGAAAAAGAGGTATATATTACGGCTGTTCTGGCAAGATTTTACAAGGACATATGCACAGCGGAGGGTATGTTCAAGTCCGTTGAGTGGTCTCCTAGTCTCTGGACGCTGCATCATCTCTGAGCCCTCCATGCTCTGCAGCAGGTCAGCGATCATCTGGACCCGGTGCTCGAGCTGCTTGCAGGCCTTCTTATTATGGCGAATCGTGTGCACTGCCTGCATGATCATTGAGGTGAGCCCAAAGGCATCCAATCCAGACAGCTGTGCAATCGTGGCTGCCTGCCCTAAGCTATTCAACAGTGCCATCTCTTTTTCCTGCTGCTGATTTACACTCTGCAAAACAGCACAATAAGATAATTTGGTTCCAGCTGTCAATGGTAATATGAAATATGTATATGCAGAATGCTCTATGGTGTATAGCTTGAGCTAATAAGCTCAAGCTGCTAGTCATGGAAATGATATGCTCTGTGGTTAATCCAGTAGTTCCAGTAGTGTCTCTTTGGTCTTGTGTTTGTACATGATctagtattttttttcttcttatttAGTGAAACGTTATGCACTTCTCCTTTGTATTCAAGAATAAAAAAGTACTATGGGTCTGCTTGGCACAGCTCCAGCCAAACGATTTTTGGAGCCGGTCATCCCTGGCTCTACAAATTCTTTAGAGTTAGAGCTGTGGGCATGTGTAAGGTATTTTATTAAGTAATTACATTATTATTTTGCATTAAGCACATATGTTTAAACCACTTCATTCCATTTTACAAACTCCAAATCTTTCTTGGATCTAGGAGATAGAGCTGTGGCAAGGCTGTATGTATATGCACTTGCTAACTCCATTACTGCTTGAATTAAAAATGCAATCGCTCATTTCATTCCTGTCAATGTTAACTAGTGATATGGCCCTATCAAACCTATTGGACATTCTGTATACCGTACGTTCCATGCCTACATAATGATAGATGGCAGAATGATGAAAAATAGTCCAGAGTAGTTTTCTAGCACAAATAAAAAACACTACAGTTCACATATTTTAGTGGTATTTACTACCATTGACGTTCTGAAGTAATATGCACTGAAGTCTCATCCTGATGTACTCCATGAAGCATACAACATAAATGTCTAGACTAACACTAATTAATTGCATTGGAAAGTTCAACGATGAATTAATTCTTAAGGAtgtactctctctctcttctcagACAGGTGAAAAAAATTGTTGTTAGATGTACAAATGCATCACAAGAAAGAAAAAACAAAGAAGCAGAAATGGTATAAAACATATGCTAAGAATATCATACCTAGCTAGCATCAGGAATTGAATTACTAGCAACTGACCCAGGCAACGTTTCTTTATCCTGAAATATCAAAGAAGTTGTTATATAGGGATTGACTTAATACCTACGGACCCAGGCAAAAGCAGTTCTTATATAGGATGCCATAAGGAGAGAAGCAGAAACAGGACAGGAAGACGGTGCATTGGAAGCGGCATCAGACAAAGTTGCTCGTTTCTTGCAGTCACAAAAAGAATCTGAATATCCTCAAGGGACAAGACAAGGCCGGCTGTGTCATCATCCACCATCTCCCTCCAGTATGGAGATATGTTTGAAACTTGCCTTGGCACTTGTGAAGCGACGGCACAAGACGACACAGCCAAGTCCCAAGTGCTTCTGTCTCGACAAAGCGGGGCCCTTGTCGGTTCCACAGGGACGAGCTCTCCATGTTCATGGGAAAGAGCCCACCCGTGCTCCGATTGGCCACAGCTTCAGCCGACAAAGATTGAGTGTCATTCGATCCTCGTTCCGCTAAGATTTTGCACGGCAGGACAAGGCAAGGTAGGGGAGGATGCTTCTCGACATTTTCACGAACACCTTGTGCGCGTGAAGGCAGCACCACTCGGTAACTTCCTCGTAGGCATTGAATCGCGCGGGGCAACACCGCGCGGCGTTGTTGTTGTCGAATGCCAACAGTCATGGCATGCGGCTGGACTTCCGAAGTAGCATTTGGATTTGGCTTGCCGGCAAGGAGGCGCCGGCCACCGCCGGCAAGGCACAGCATCTCGCCATCGGAAGCGTCctccgcaccgcccgccgtgaGCTCTTTTACTACTGGGCCAATTTTGTTATTTTTTTCGTGGCCCAAGAGAAGAGAAGGCCTATCCAAATCATGGTCTCATGGATGCCTAATAGCAGCCCGGCTTAAAAGAAATTAGAAATAAACTTGCCAACATCGCCAGGTCTGGGCCGCGGTTAGCAGCCCACTGCCAATGCAAAGTGACAGGCAGGAACACGAAAGAAGGGAAAGATAGGAAaaacaaaataagaaaaataaagGAAAACAAAATTGCTGATATCAGCGAATGCAGTACAAAATGAAGCTCTCTAAGCCATGATTTTTTTACGCGTATATAATTAACGAATAACAAAACCCATAAGGAAATAGTGAATTGTATGAAGTCCTGCCATATCAATCCTTATGCAAATAATTCAAGCGTGTGAAAATGCCAATCAATATGTTCATATAAAAGTATACTCAGTTAGAAGCAGGAAAAGTCAATTTTACCAGTCCACTTTATCTGCCCAActccttaaataaaatttagacTTTTTACTCCATGGAACTATTTTGGTTTGGTCCTATCTACCCCTAATGAGTTTTGcttttttttatttctccatttACAGGTTGAGTTTTAAGTTTAAACTTTATGAGAGATAGGGAACATGGTGCTTTATGTTAAAAAAATACATTAAAAATTTTCACTACGTGAAAAGCGAAATTAGATAACGTGACATTTGTAACGGGCAAAAGTTGTCCGTTACAAAAAATATTAACCGTAACGGACTTCCGTAAAGACCGTTACTAATGAGACCCTCGGGTCTGCGCCCAGTATGGTCAACAATGAAGCCCGTTACCAATGATAAGATATTTGTAACGGATTATATCTATGCCCGTTACAATTATTATTGGTTACGGGCAATATTATCACCTGTTACCAATCTGGTAAACTATGGTAACGGGCATTTGACGTCTGTTACCAAGGAGCTTTCAGTGGTAACGGTGTCTGTTAACACTCGTTACCAATATGGTGAACAATGGTAATGGTCTTTCTTTGCCTGTTACCAATAAGTTCACTCCAGGATATATGGAGAAGCTTCTTCAACTTGGACATTCCCATGTGCGGTAGATCCGGCGTGCGGacctcgccgctcctcctccaCTAGCGGAGCCCCTCCCCGACACGGACCCGGCTTGGCCGGCTCCTCCAACGGTTCGGCCTCCTCCACCGACGCACCTCCATCACCGGCTCGGCATCCTCCACCGACGCGCCTCCATCACCGTCTCAGCATCCTCCACCGACACGCATCCTCCACCGGCTCGGCCTCATCCACCGaagcgcctcctccgccgctcctcctcccccACTAGCGTGCCTTCATTCCGGTCGTGCGCGCCTCAGCGTCCTCCACCAAGGTGAGTCCTCCTCTGTATGCCCTATGGATGCATGGATGGATGAATGTGATGTGATATGATGGATGTTAGATGAATGTGATGTGATATGATGGATGTTAGATGAATGTTAAGTTCATGGGGTGGAACAATGTGCTATTCATGATATGGTTAGAACAATGTTAGTGATAATATGGACATATGCCCTATAATTTTAATGAATAGGTACATGGATATGCAATGAAAAAATGAATAAATGCACTGCAAAATTTCATATATTAATCTTGTTGCCATTTATTTGTAGCAATGATTTGGCCCCGAGCATTGGAGCATCAGGCCAGAGCTTGTCTACGGATTGCGCGTGCAGGGTATGACCCTATTGTCGTTAGAGCAGTGGATCATGCAGGGCTTCTATGCATTCGTGCCCGGGAACATATGCGCCGTGCGAGTGTTGCACTAGCGTGGATTCGTATGGCTCGTATACGTGCTAAGTATGCAGCTGTCCACGGCATTGCTGAAGATAAAGCTCGGCAGGGCTGACGCAAGGCATGTCGCGAGGAGTCAGGACTTGCAGAAATTGATCGTGCGCGGAAGATGGTGATCAATCTTTACGCGAGGAGTCGGCATGTCATAGTTAGAAGGCAAGATTAGTTTTTACTAGATGATAGCAATATGTATGACATGCCGTAGCTAGATGATTAGTTTGACCTCAGGATTAGTTTGTACTAATTATCTTGTGCCCTTCCTAGCCAATCTTTTGCCCTTGCTGGGGAATATTTTATGAACTTGTTAAGATGCCTGGGTTGCAACTTGTTCAGATGCTAAGACCCCAACTAAGAAGATCCAAATGTTCTGGTTTTGGTTACAAGACAATCAACAACTCAACAAATCGACTACAAAGCTAAACACTACAAGGGTACTAATCAAACAGCACTGCACCAAAGCTACTACAAATCGTGACCTACCATCTGACATTTGTAACGGGCGTCATTATATAACCATTACCCATGACGTTATCGGTAATGTGTATCATATGACGACCGTTACCTTTGATAAGTAATGGGCGTCATATGAAGCCCGTTACCTTTGATAAGTCATCGGTAACGGGCGTCATATGACGCCCGTTATCTTTGAAGTCATCGGTAATGGGCGTCATATGAAGCCCGTTATCACTTATTTTTTACTGTGAGATTGTTCCTTTTCAAGTGCATCAACAACGTCACGGAGCTTCATCTCTTGAAACGTTACCACATATGATGCACTTGAAAATGTAAATTTGTTCGCATTAATTAGCATACTTAAAGGAAATTTGTTCTTGAAAATGTAAATTTGTTCGCATTAATTAGCATACTTAAAGTAAATTCGTTCGTATTATAGAGACATCTAGATAACATGAAATTAGATATAGAACAAACTAATGCGAATATGCGACTGATCGAAGAGGACTACAGACTAACATAGTTGTCGAGGGAGGCGATCATTCAACAGGTTCCGAGACAGAGCTTCTTGGAGTTGACTATGCGGTGGAAGAACACGTACTCCCCCCACCAGTTCCATGCGTGGCCATTGAACTTGTCCACATCCGATGGGTACGGAAGCCGCACGTAGAAGATTAAGCCAGAATCGTTGCCGTGGATGATTCGGCAGCTGTAGTCGCCGATGACGTACTTGATGACGATGTTGGTGGTAATGAATGGCTCGAAGTGCTCCCTTGTCATGTATGCAGCGATGATGCAGTCCTGCTCTCCGCTCCACACTCTCAATTGCTAGATGACCCGGTTAGAGACGATCACCTCGATTGGTGATGGTGGTAAGGCGAAGGCCATGCTCTGCTCCCCCTGTACCATCATCGGATCTAGATTATAACAATACAATTGAAGCAAATGCTAAAAAATTGCCCAAAATTTAAAACCTGTTGCCTTGCGAAACAGATCAGAGCAATGAAGATCGAAGATGAAGAGAGAAATAACAACTGCTTCTGGTTGATCAAGAAAGGGGAGATAAGATGCGAGATCTACCAGGTCTACTTATAGGCGGAATATGAAGCTTGCAGTGGAAGATGAAGTGATTGGACGGCAGAAGTTAATACTGGGCGCTTCCACTTCTCTAGATCCCTGAGCCTCTGTACATGTACACGTGTATGAACACGTATAACTAAGGGAGGTGTGAATAAGAAGTTGGACCATCCAGTACGACTTGCCTGCTACGATATTCGAACGGTAACGGGCGTCGTATGAAGCCCGTTACCACCACTAATGCTAGCGTGCCCAGCGGGAGCAGCCTCAAGGACATTTGTAACGAGTGTCATTCTATGCCCATTACCTTTGATATGTCATTGGTAACGGGCTATATGTGTAGCCCGTTACCAGTAAACAATGAAAGGTAACGGGCTCCATGTGACGCCCGTTACCAACTCTGACAGTGGGTCCGGCCTAGTGGCCACACTGGGAGATTGGTAACGTATAGTAGTAACAGGCATCAAGTGAGGCCTGTTACCAAAACTGACAGTGGGCCTAGTTGAAGGGGCCGCACGATGTCATTGGTATCGGGCTTCGTATGTAGACCATTACCAGTAGACAAACAAAGGTAGTGGTCGTCATGGTGCGCCCGTTACCAACTCTGACAGTGGGCCCGGCCTAGCGGCCGCACTGGAAGATTGGTAACGAATAGTAGTAATGGGCATTAAGTGAGGCCAGTTACCAAAACTGACAGTGGGCCCAGCTGAAGGGGCCGCATGGTGTAATTGGTAACAGCCTTTAGTAACGGCTGTTGCCTAACGCCCATTACAATTTGCACGTAATTGGTAATGGGCTTTTGCCCGTTACCGATGACTTGCCATTTGTAACCCAAAAAGGGTAATGTTGGCTATGCCCGTTACCAATGTATGTCTTTGCCCGTTACTAATTACCCTGCTTCACGTAGTGTTTCTTGACTACTCCTATTTTCATAGGTCAGAAATATTTAATGTGAAATAGATCATGTATGCATGCAACCGCCTCTAACCGTTAGAGAACTGACTCTGGAGCGCCTCCTTTGATCATGAAATGGAAGGATGGTGCTTTCAACTGCCATAGTGTCTTGGCTCTCAGTCTCCCCCAATCTATAGATATGAGGGTGTGGCTATATACATGTGAGGAAACTCTTCCTTTTTCAATTTTCTAGAGTTAGGCTAGTAGTTGGGAGTTGAGTCAAGTTTTGACTTGGTTTCCAAAGTTAGGTACAAGCTCTTGTATCCTTTATTTTTCTCTTGCAAGGCTTTGCTCTTACCAATATAAGTGTCTTCCTTATATGAGTTTAGCTCTAGTACTTTTCTAGTTCACTATCGGTTACGAGGGATTTGTCTTCAAAGCTTCAAGCAAAATCCTAACACATTGTGTAGGCATGGTTCATATACTTAATAGATCTAGCTTGAAGTGCGTCCTATCCTACAGAACCGTAGCGGCATACGACAGATGGTGTCATGGTGATAACATTGTCCATCTTTATAGTCTGCTATGTTCGACAGAGCGTGCAAAATAATTTACTTGCCAGGGCGGTCCTTAAGCAATTTTAATTAGAAAGTTTTAAAACAAATATTCACTCCCAACTGTTTGCACAAATGTTGACAAAAAAAAGGAACGACACAATGTGTGATGAACTGATGATACATTTCCATACACAAAAGAAAAATCTTGGCATCTGATCATGACGAATGAACATTCTATAAATTAAAATTATGGCACACCATAAAACAACTACATCTAGTATAAGGTTACAACAATCCTGTGCATGGTTTCTAATTGGTGTTCTAGAAAGAGAGTGGCCAGAACAAGCTTTGCAGGTGACAATGGCGACCACGACATCCATGGCCTCCTCTTTGTTCACCCACCATAATAGCATTATTCCTCCGCTCATCGGACTCCTGTCCGTCCTCTTCGCCGCGGTGGATGTTGCCGGGGAGCCCCCCAGTGTGGTGCCCTCGGCGTGCAAGCGCGCCTACGCCGCCGGCGGTGGCGCCTTCACCGAAGACTTCTGCCTGTCGGCCCTGACCGGCCACAGCCCCGGCGCCGCGGACAACGGCGACCTCGCCCTCGTCGCGGTGGACCTCGCCACGGCCAACGCCACCGCCACCGAGGCGACGATCGACGCCCAGCtcaacggtggcggcggcggcgcgctggcGGCGGACGGCCTGAGGGTGTGCCTGTCGCTATACGGCTACGTGGTGCACGTGTACCAGCCGGACTGCCACGCCGCCGTGAAGGACAGAATGTTCCGCgacgggaagctgtgcctcggcCGGACGGCGCGGGCGCCTGTGGCGTGCGAGCGGGAGTTCGAGCAGCGGAACGTCTTGTCGCCGGTGGCCGCGGAGGACGACGCCCTCGCCAAGCTCGCCAAGCTCGCCATCGCGCTGAGCTCGATCGCCTGATCCATCCATACACGCCTACATTCTGTGACCATTTCTTTCTTCATCTCTTATGTTAAGAACAATGATAAAAAAATGGTCCAAGTAATAATAATATATTTATTTGGTACATTTTCATGACTATCAATCATCCATGAATGTACTCTAGTTGGTGTGCATGACATCGCTCTCTTGCCTTCTGTACACCTGTTTCTGAATTCAACTACGATGAAGCGGGGAGCAGAAGATAGAGATGAAATGAAGGATGGATGATCAGACTGCAGCAAACCAGAGAAAACCCCGCAAACATGAATGTTCTTTGCCCCAACAGTTTCATCATGCCCACTGAGGCCTTCAATTCCTGACGCCTTCTAATCCTCCTGGATAAACCTTTTAGATGCATGCCAAGGGAATATACAATAATCTCACCTGAAGGGAGGCATGAGACAGATATAATTTGTGTGACAAATCTATCAAGGTCCCTAGACAAATGGCAGCAGGAAACTGGGATGATTCAACTGACGGCCAAACGAAAGGTCACGCTGATTCTTTTTCTTCTTATGGTACTCTAGCAGACTGGATCTTATCTTGGAGCACATTTGATTGCCCGTGGATGATTACAAACTGCTGAATCGTGATGAAACTCCTTCCAAGATTAATTCCTGACACCTCACAGTCCTTGCAACAACAAAACATAGATGTTTTGTGACTTTTTTGCTAGTGCAATAATATCCATTTTCTCCATTCACCAAAGGTTTTGGCGCCAACTAACGAGGACTCGGAAATATATTACTCCATGCATATGTGACAAACTGCATGTGGACGCAGACAAGCCTCATTGGACCCCGTCCTTGTGTGGCTTTTATGAGGCGTGTTACAATGATAATAAAGAACCTCATGTACAAATCCAACAACCAAAATGAAAAGTAACCATTTAAAGGTGTGTAAGTCATCCCCAACCTTAAAAACGTGGACCGGGTACCCAATTAGAGGATTAGGTCGAAGGgtacaaaagtaatttcatTCTCTTGTTGCCAAATCCGGGTCGGCACATGTTAACAAAACTAGTTAGATTCTGTTGCAGGATCAGTAATACTGACACCCTGAAAAAGCCGTCTAGGAAAAAGGTTGATGAGGTCTGCACGAAGGTTTCATCGCCAAGGTTTGCTCCCGCTATCATAGTCATACTAGAGCGTAAGCGTTCTAGATTTATAGTAGATACTAGAGTTTCGATTCTTTCCAGCTGTAGGATTCTCACGGCTGCACCACGCCCGACAACAGGCCGTAGACATAAACATTGTAGTGTTCTCAAAGTGCTTATTCATCCTGTTCATGGAAGCCTTTAGTTCCTGACACCTTCTAATCCTGCGGAATAAACCATGTAGTAGATGCCAGGTGAACGTTGTCTATGCTAGCTGAAGGAGGCATTGTGGCGGGCATTGCAAACAAGAAGACAT is part of the Panicum hallii strain FIL2 chromosome 2, PHallii_v3.1, whole genome shotgun sequence genome and encodes:
- the LOC112880784 gene encoding uncharacterized protein LOC112880784, producing MATTTSMASSLFTHHNSIIPPLIGLLSVLFAAVDVAGEPPSVVPSACKRAYAAGGGAFTEDFCLSALTGHSPGAADNGDLALVAVDLATANATATEATIDAQLNGGGGGALAADGLRVCLSLYGYVVHVYQPDCHAAVKDRMFRDGKLCLGRTARAPVACEREFEQRNVLSPVAAEDDALAKLAKLAIALSSIA